From Hypanus sabinus isolate sHypSab1 unplaced genomic scaffold, sHypSab1.hap1 scaffold_1023, whole genome shotgun sequence, one genomic window encodes:
- the LOC132386133 gene encoding zinc finger protein 585A-like has translation MAHQRVHTGERPFTCSDCGKGFTSTYKLLRHQSVHTGERPFTCSDCGKGFAQTSQLKVHQRVHTGERPFTCSDCGKGFAQSSQLKEHQQVHTGERPFTCLDCGMGFISSYKLLKHRSVHTGEWPFTCSDCGKGFTELPQLQVHQRVHTRERPFTCSNCGKGFAQSSQLKVHQRVHTGEWPITCSDCGIGFASSSHLKIHQRVHTGERPFTCSDCGKGFTSSSHLKIHQRVHTGERPFTCSDCGKGFISSSHLKVHQRVHTGERPFTCSDCGKGYSQLSQLKAHQGVHTGEWPITCSDCGKGFASLSHLKIHQRVHTGKWPITCSDCGKGFPSLSQLKIHQRVHTGERPFTCSDCGKGFTRSSHLQIHLRLHTGERPFTCSVCGKGFTSSSQLKVHQQVHTGERPFTCSECGKGFTRSSQLLAHQQVHTGVRPFTCSECGKGFTKSSTLLVHRRVHTGEKPFSCSECGKGFTQSSILKAHQRLHTG, from the coding sequence atggctcaccagcgagttcacaccggggagaggccgttcacctgctcggactgtgggaaaggattcacttccaCATATaagttactgagacaccagtcagttcacaccggggagaggccattcacctgctcagactgtgggaagggattcgctcagacatctcaactgaaggtacatcagcgagttcacactggggagaggccattcacctgctcagactgtgggaagggattcgctcagtcatctcaactgaaggaacatcagcaagttcacactggggagaggccattcacctgcttggactgcgGGATGGGATTCATTTCGTCATATAAGTTACTGAAACACCGgtcagttcacaccggagagtggccgttcacctgctcagactgcggaaagggattcactgagtTACCTCAACttcaggtacatcagcgagttcacaccagagagaggccattcacctgctcaaactgtgggaagggattcgctcagtcatctcaactgaaggtacatcagcgagttcacactggagagtggccaataacctgctcggactgtgggataGGATTCGcttcgtcatcccatctgaagatacatcagcgagttcacactggtgagaggccgttcacctgctcagactgtgggaagggattcacttcatcatcccatctgaagatacatcagcgagttcacactggggagaggccattcacctgctcagactgtgggaagggattcatttcatcatcccatctgaaggtacatcagcgagttcacactggggagaggccgttcacctgctcggactgtgggaaaggatactctcagttatctcaactgaaggcacaccagggagttcacaccggagagtggccaatcacctgctcggactgcgggaagggatttgcTTCGTtatcccatctgaagatacatcagcgagttcataccggaaagtggccaatcacctgctcagactgtgggaagggattcccttCGTTAtcccaactgaagatacatcagcgagttcacactggtgagagaccattcacctgctcagactgtgggaagggattcactcgatcatcccaTCTGCAGATACATCTGCGacttcacactggtgagaggccgttcacttgctcagtctgtgggaagggtttcacttcgtcatcccaactgaaggtacatcagcaagttcacactggggagaggccgttcacttgctcagagtgtgggaagggattcactcggtcatcccaactactggcacaccagcaagttcacactggggtgaggcctttcacctgctcagaatgtgggaagggattcactaagtcATCCACCTTACTGGTAcatcggcgagttcacactggggagaagccgttcagttgctcagaatgtgggaagggattcactcagtcatccatcctAAAGGCACACCAGCgccttcacactgggtag